One Phyllostomus discolor isolate MPI-MPIP mPhyDis1 chromosome 10, mPhyDis1.pri.v3, whole genome shotgun sequence genomic window carries:
- the CNPY1 gene encoding LOW QUALITY PROTEIN: protein canopy homolog 1 (The sequence of the model RefSeq protein was modified relative to this genomic sequence to represent the inferred CDS: inserted 1 base in 1 codon) yields the protein MEAADGDVAEIETICDSAPVTMVVRQTSCFDQRRVEREGARRRGPAAPRASRRPWRVPAPFRKELGTSLLHLDPSRRPPSFCLRYQGRGVLFDPRAGRRWRPEGPXESSLDSGGSGVHGDGHQLFQRTAHFLPAFSRQVPLALSEAFLADLLDRVCQRMSDYRLEVDPVTKEKTFKRFAPRKGDKIYQEFKKFSFYSEAYRPLKFACESIIEEYEDEIRSLIAREARYLADKLCAEKPGLCKTSPGRTEF from the exons ATGGAGGCTGCGGATGGCGACGTCGCAGAAATCGAGACGATTTGCGATTCAGCCCCTGTCACCATGGTTGTCAGGCAAACTTCCTGCTTTGATCAGcggagggtggagagggaaggagccCGCCGCCGAGGCCCGGCCGCACCGCGCGCGTCCCGGCGCCCTTGGCGGGTCCCCGCCCCCTTCCGGAAGGAACTGGGGACCAGCCTCCTGCACCTTGACCCGTCTAGACGGCCCCCAAGTTTTTGTCTCCGTTACCAAGGGCGAGGGGTGCTCTTTGACCCCCGCGCGGGGCGGAGGTGGCGGCCAGAGGGTC CTGAATCCTCGCTGGATTCCGGAGGGAGCGGGGTGCACGGCGACGGCCACCAGCTGTTCCAAAGGACAGCGCA TTTCCTGCCCGCGTTTTCTCGGCAGGTCCCCCTGGCCCTGTCCGAGGCGTTCCTCGCAGACCTGCTGGACCGAGTGTGCCAGCGGATGAGCGACTACAGGCTGGAGGTGGACCCTGTGACCAAGGAGAAGACGTTCAAGCGATTCGCGCCGAGGAAAGGAGACAAGATATACCAAGAATTTAAGAAATTCTCTTTTTACTCAGAGGCTTACAGACCTCTGAAATTCGCG TGCGAATCCATAATAGAAGAGTATGAAGACGAGATCCGCTCGCTCATCGCCCGGGAGGCACGCTACCTGGCTGACAAGCTGTGCGCTGAAAAGCCAG GTCTGTGCAAAACTTCTCCCGGCCGCACTGAATTCTAG